CCGATGGACGGGGTATCAACATATCTGGCGTTGACTTTTGGCACGCTGTTGAGTTCTCAAGGAACGGACGCTTCCTTCGTACTCACCCTCTCGGGCTTTCCTCCGGGCGCTTCCCTTCGGTGTTTCCAACTCTACCAGTGCTTTTCCGTCTCTCTGACCACCCTCCCGCAGGCATGCGGAAGGAGACCCCGAGATAGGATCTGACAAGTTGGGTGCCGCTGGGCTGGGACGCTCGGTGGCGTCGCTCCGCCTCAGCAGGAGTACGACTGTACACGGGCTCGTCGAGCAGGTGCAAATCCAGCGAGGAGGTGGTCTAGACCTCTATTCAAGAGCTATCGTGCGGAACCGGCACTTCCTGTGACATACGCTGCTGCTCAGTGCATCGTCCGGGACAGACAGTGACGGCCCATCCATCTCCACCCCTGGGAGGCTTCCCATGACCACCGTGACGTCCCCGCTCGCAGGACGCGCCATCGGACTGGCCGCCGTGCCCGATCCGGTCTTCTCCGGGGCCATGGTCGGCCCGGGCACCGCCATCGACCCCGTACGCGAGCCCTCCGAGGCGGTCGCCCCCGTCGACGGAGTCATCGTCTCCCTCCACCCCCACGCCTTCGTGGTCGTCGACCCGGACGGGCACGGGGTGCTCACCCACCTCGGCATCGACACCGTGCAGCTCAACGGCGAGGGCTTCGAGCTGCTGGTGA
Above is a genomic segment from Streptomyces glaucescens containing:
- a CDS encoding PTS glucose transporter subunit IIA: MTTVTSPLAGRAIGLAAVPDPVFSGAMVGPGTAIDPVREPSEAVAPVDGVIVSLHPHAFVVVDPDGHGVLTHLGIDTVQLNGEGFELLVNKGDTVTRGQAVVRWDPAAVEAAGKSPVCPVVALEATAEALSELREDGDVKVGDGLFVWK